One region of Bacterioplanoides sp. SCSIO 12839 genomic DNA includes:
- a CDS encoding EAL domain-containing protein — MASNLKRIFAAMLLLLLGMLIHHYVVVIADPTAAEITNDHEAIHITEGYLVDPDHLLALPDVLQAPAFIADRSLEQVPWRFGQQAYWLRLKVRNTSTTDQSLVAYFSNPMIEQLTVYQSDSRLDTAKASWRKTALGWQSVDLSVKQRAFPTYDIYLRAHSETHLVVRIATAGIAKTPVHLYSSEDFNTLTQMTFLLWGSFVGVLVVMSLFNLVLFAGLKDGVYLVYVGYIVSVLMMLGVVMGFGHYIFPEAAMRWLRLHIVPINLSVVIFTLSFALLFFDASGKKSRVTRWCIRYAQLLIALAVIFLFVPEYLAAPIFFAALAFLYPLIGLFLFQQFKLKQRWARYYMLSWIPLIAGGAIQPMSLIGTIEGTFLTLHAMMIGVSIEVVLMAMGLARRMQYKKEQALFDAVHYPGTQLPNAALLERHTKELIKNQQRFAICLIEVADFSSLQPYISSTDTNDLMIMISRVVNRELMFQPQFPILEEGEHQDHKLAQLKDGLLAVVLTEAAETNSELFDTIRQHLDSGAQIGELYIALAVNFGASDFDYHHDEQSLDVLKQAQQALEQAKYTSSGIEFYRADQAYNFAQRLSLAASLQAALRNHELELYYQPQINLQTGRVDGSEALLRWHHHELGYVPPNEFIPLAEDTGIVNEITLWVIERACQDLEILKARGYLQHNVSVNISGKDIAEPSFLTNVRRILSQYSFPLNSLTFELTESATVRDFHLLTETLEALAEIGVQIAIDDYGTGYSSLFYIAELPFTELKIDKSFVSDLDTSERHRTIVKTTVEMAKSMGLKVVAEGIESVAIEALLREYDCHIAQGFYYQKPIPFDQYLQWLIKQS, encoded by the coding sequence ATGGCAAGCAATCTAAAACGCATATTTGCAGCGATGTTATTGCTGCTGCTTGGCATGCTGATTCATCACTACGTTGTGGTGATTGCAGACCCAACCGCCGCTGAAATAACAAACGATCATGAGGCAATTCATATAACCGAAGGTTACCTGGTCGATCCGGATCATTTATTAGCCTTGCCTGACGTACTTCAAGCCCCAGCCTTTATTGCGGATCGCTCTCTTGAGCAGGTGCCCTGGCGTTTTGGTCAGCAGGCGTATTGGTTGCGCCTGAAGGTTCGTAACACCAGTACCACCGATCAGTCATTGGTTGCTTATTTTTCCAATCCGATGATTGAACAGCTGACGGTTTATCAGTCTGATTCTCGCCTCGATACGGCGAAAGCTTCCTGGCGAAAAACGGCACTGGGTTGGCAGTCGGTTGATTTGTCGGTGAAACAGCGAGCATTCCCGACTTACGACATTTATCTGCGAGCACATTCTGAGACTCATCTTGTCGTGCGCATTGCAACGGCTGGTATTGCCAAAACTCCGGTTCATCTCTACTCCAGCGAAGACTTCAATACGCTGACACAAATGACTTTTCTGTTGTGGGGGAGTTTTGTAGGAGTGTTGGTGGTGATGTCGTTATTTAATCTGGTGTTGTTTGCCGGATTAAAAGATGGCGTCTATCTGGTTTATGTCGGTTATATCGTGTCGGTATTGATGATGCTGGGTGTGGTGATGGGGTTTGGTCACTATATCTTTCCGGAAGCAGCGATGCGTTGGTTGCGCCTTCATATTGTGCCCATCAATTTGTCGGTGGTGATTTTTACTCTTTCGTTTGCCTTGTTATTTTTTGATGCTTCCGGGAAAAAAAGCCGGGTTACCCGATGGTGTATCCGTTATGCCCAATTACTGATCGCTCTGGCGGTTATTTTTCTGTTTGTTCCGGAATATCTGGCGGCACCGATTTTCTTTGCTGCACTGGCGTTTTTGTATCCGCTGATTGGGCTTTTTCTGTTCCAGCAATTCAAACTCAAGCAGCGCTGGGCTCGTTATTACATGCTGTCCTGGATTCCCTTGATTGCGGGAGGGGCGATTCAGCCAATGAGTTTGATTGGCACCATCGAAGGAACCTTTTTGACCCTGCATGCCATGATGATTGGTGTGTCAATTGAAGTGGTGCTGATGGCGATGGGGCTTGCCAGACGGATGCAATATAAAAAAGAACAGGCGCTGTTTGATGCCGTTCATTATCCGGGGACACAATTACCCAACGCGGCGTTGCTTGAAAGGCACACCAAAGAACTTATCAAAAACCAGCAGCGTTTTGCCATTTGCCTGATCGAAGTTGCTGATTTCTCATCTCTGCAACCCTATATCAGCTCAACAGATACCAACGACCTGATGATTATGATCTCGCGGGTGGTGAACCGTGAATTAATGTTCCAGCCGCAATTTCCGATATTGGAAGAAGGTGAGCATCAGGACCACAAGCTGGCCCAACTGAAAGACGGATTGCTTGCTGTGGTGCTGACGGAAGCCGCAGAAACTAACTCCGAACTGTTTGATACCATTCGCCAGCACCTCGATTCCGGTGCTCAGATTGGCGAGTTGTACATTGCGCTGGCGGTGAACTTTGGCGCTTCAGATTTTGATTATCACCACGATGAACAATCGCTGGATGTTTTAAAACAAGCACAACAAGCACTGGAACAAGCCAAATACACGTCATCCGGTATTGAATTTTATCGCGCTGATCAGGCCTACAACTTTGCTCAACGTTTGTCGCTGGCGGCCAGTTTGCAGGCTGCGCTGCGCAACCATGAACTGGAGTTATACTATCAGCCACAGATTAATCTGCAAACGGGGCGGGTTGATGGTTCCGAAGCCTTATTACGCTGGCATCATCACGAGCTGGGTTATGTGCCGCCGAATGAATTTATTCCGTTGGCAGAAGATACCGGCATCGTGAATGAAATTACCCTGTGGGTGATTGAGCGCGCCTGCCAGGATCTGGAAATACTGAAAGCGCGTGGCTATTTACAGCACAATGTCTCGGTCAATATCAGTGGCAAAGACATTGCTGAACCGAGCTTTCTCACAAATGTGCGGCGTATTCTCAGTCAATATTCGTTTCCGCTGAACAGTCTGACGTTTGAGTTGACGGAATCGGCGACGGTGCGAGATTTTCACCTGCTGACAGAGACGCTTGAGGCGCTGGCGGAGATCGGGGTTCAGATTGCAATTGACGATTATGGTACGGGGTATTCTTCGTTGTTTTATATTGCTGAGTTGCCCTTTACGGAACTGAAAATAGACAAAAGTTTTGTCTCCGACCTGGATACTTCAGAGCGTCATCGCACCATTGTGAAAACCACTGTTGAGATGGCCAAAAGCATGGGCTTAAAAGTGGTCGCCGAAGGCATTGAGTCCGTCGCCATTGAGGCGCTTTTGCGAGAGTATGACTGCCACATCGCTCAGGGCTTTTATTACCAGAAGCCGATTCCTTTTGATCAGTATCTGCAGTGGCTTATAAAACAGTCATAA
- a CDS encoding bifunctional diguanylate cyclase/phosphodiesterase, which produces MRRPRWRINAFLFIGLLLLSPLTQAIEINLSAYQPLVFSQHWLCLLSSVLLLLLFSGLFFWAGKQVQRRKASELLVDSKTELIRSMLNALPEIIFYKDKNGIYQHGNTRFSDFMGSRVDDLIGKNDFEIFDHETSRFFRQMDREAIDAGRPKINEEWVEGGDGNHRLLETHKCPLYDHNGECIGILGYCRDITLQRQSEENLQHIAYHDPLTNLPNRLRLAERLDYALQLSKRDSELLAVIFLDLDRFKHINDTLGHAIGDILLKDVAQRLRDNVRDSDICARLGGDEFVVVLTQMNSRVEIENKCQQLLEAVAQPYQLQNHQVSVFTSAGISYFPDHASTTDQLLRDADAALQAAKGEGRNRYYVFHEELSQTQHSYRSLEQDMRMALDRGEFSLVYQPQFRLGETHPRRVEALVRWSHPYRGGISPHDFIPIAETSGLMSELGLWIIETACLQFLSWKKQGVPLDRIAVNVSAMQFSAQFADQIITLLQRLEFDPQWLELEVTESLMMSVTTEVSQQLQRLHEIGIEFAIDDFGTGYSSLSKIKALPLNVLKIDQSFVRDINDDVNDYEIARAIVLMAKSLGLTVIAEGVENREQEQTLKRLGCEWVQGFYYSAPMDASRFFRRYCQ; this is translated from the coding sequence ATGCGACGACCGCGCTGGCGAATTAACGCTTTTTTATTTATTGGCTTGTTGCTGCTATCGCCGCTTACACAGGCGATTGAAATCAATCTCTCGGCTTACCAGCCACTCGTCTTTTCTCAGCATTGGCTGTGTCTGCTTTCATCTGTTTTACTTTTGTTGCTGTTTAGTGGACTTTTTTTCTGGGCCGGGAAACAGGTTCAACGTCGTAAAGCGTCAGAGCTGTTAGTGGATTCTAAAACTGAACTGATCCGCAGTATGTTAAATGCTCTGCCGGAGATTATTTTTTATAAAGACAAAAACGGCATTTACCAGCATGGTAATACGCGTTTTTCAGACTTTATGGGATCTCGGGTTGATGATCTGATCGGCAAAAATGACTTTGAAATATTTGACCACGAAACATCGCGATTTTTCCGCCAGATGGACCGTGAAGCGATCGATGCCGGTCGCCCAAAAATCAATGAAGAATGGGTTGAAGGAGGAGATGGCAATCACCGTTTGTTGGAAACCCATAAATGCCCACTCTATGATCATAACGGAGAGTGCATCGGTATATTGGGTTATTGTCGCGACATCACTCTGCAGCGCCAGAGTGAAGAAAACCTTCAGCACATTGCTTATCACGATCCGCTGACAAATCTGCCGAATCGCTTACGGTTGGCCGAACGTCTGGACTATGCCTTACAGCTTAGTAAGCGCGACAGTGAACTATTGGCGGTTATTTTTCTCGACCTGGATCGCTTTAAACATATTAACGACACCCTGGGCCATGCCATTGGCGATATTCTGTTAAAGGATGTGGCTCAGCGTCTGCGTGATAATGTGCGGGACTCGGATATTTGTGCACGCTTAGGCGGCGATGAATTTGTGGTGGTGCTGACACAGATGAACTCCCGGGTGGAAATTGAGAATAAGTGCCAGCAGCTGCTGGAGGCCGTTGCGCAACCGTATCAGCTTCAGAATCATCAGGTGTCGGTATTCACCAGTGCTGGCATCAGTTATTTTCCTGATCATGCGTCCACCACCGATCAGCTGCTTCGTGATGCCGACGCCGCGCTGCAGGCGGCCAAAGGAGAAGGGCGTAACCGCTATTATGTGTTCCACGAAGAACTAAGCCAGACGCAGCATTCGTATCGCAGCCTGGAGCAGGACATGCGTATGGCACTGGATCGCGGCGAATTTTCGTTGGTGTATCAGCCGCAGTTTCGTTTGGGCGAAACCCACCCTCGTCGCGTTGAAGCCTTAGTGCGCTGGTCACATCCGTATCGCGGCGGCATTTCTCCCCATGATTTTATTCCGATTGCTGAAACCAGTGGGTTAATGAGTGAACTGGGCTTGTGGATAATTGAAACTGCCTGCCTGCAGTTCCTGAGCTGGAAAAAGCAAGGTGTGCCATTGGATCGGATCGCGGTGAATGTGTCCGCGATGCAGTTCAGTGCCCAGTTTGCCGATCAGATTATTACGTTATTACAGCGATTGGAGTTCGACCCGCAATGGCTGGAATTGGAAGTCACCGAGTCGTTAATGATGTCGGTGACCACCGAGGTGTCACAGCAGCTACAACGTTTACATGAAATAGGGATTGAGTTCGCCATTGATGATTTTGGCACCGGTTATTCCAGCCTCAGCAAAATTAAAGCGTTACCACTGAACGTATTAAAAATAGACCAATCGTTTGTGCGTGATATCAACGACGATGTGAATGATTATGAAATTGCCCGGGCTATTGTGCTGATGGCCAAAAGCCTGGGACTGACGGTGATTGCTGAAGGCGTCGAAAACCGTGAACAAGAGCAAACCCTGAAACGCCTGGGCTGCGAATGGGTGCAGGGGTTTTATTATTCGGCGCCGATGGATGCGTCACGCTTTTTCCGGCGCTACTGCCAATAG
- the parE gene encoding DNA topoisomerase IV subunit B, with protein MANKQYTAQSIEVLSGLDPVRKRPGMYTDTTRPNHLAQEVIDNSVDEALAGHASTIEVTLHGDGSMTVLDDGRGMPTDIHPEHGVSGVELILTQLHAGGKFSNDNYQFSGGLHGVGVSVVNALSKVLEVTIWRDGQVQRIGFQNGDKALDLQVVDSCGKKRTGTSVRFLPDAQYFDSSKFSVPRLKHVLRAKAVLCPGLRIKFNAPNAEDSAEWYYEDGLKDYLKVSSTGYETLPADPFTGTMTGETEGVDWAVQWLPEGGELCQESYVNLIPTAQGGTHVNGFRSGLLDALREFCEFRNLLPRGVKLTPDDLWERCSFVLSAKLADPQFAGQTKERLSSREASSFISGVVKDSFALWLNEHTAEAELLAEMAISSAQSRLRKSKKVARKKITQGPALPGKLADCTGQDSERTELFLVEGDSAGGSAKQARDREFQAIMPLRGKILNTWEVDSGEILASEEVHNIAVALGIDPATDNLDGLRYGKICILADADSDGLHIATLLCALFVRHFRKLVAEGHVFVAMPPLYRIDVGKDVYYALDEAEKSGVLERIKAEKKRGKVNVQRFKGLGEMNPMQLRETTMDPNTRRLVQLSLEPGDGTNELMDMLLAKKRASDRKSWLETRGNEVEIA; from the coding sequence ATGGCGAATAAACAATATACAGCCCAATCGATCGAAGTCCTCAGTGGCCTTGATCCGGTTCGTAAACGTCCCGGTATGTACACCGATACCACCCGCCCGAATCACCTGGCTCAGGAAGTCATTGATAACTCAGTGGATGAGGCGTTAGCCGGACATGCCAGTACCATCGAAGTGACATTGCATGGTGATGGCTCGATGACGGTGTTGGATGATGGCCGTGGTATGCCAACGGATATTCACCCGGAGCATGGCGTTTCTGGTGTCGAGCTGATCCTGACCCAGTTACATGCGGGGGGTAAGTTCTCCAACGATAACTATCAGTTCTCGGGTGGTTTGCACGGTGTGGGTGTTTCTGTGGTAAATGCCTTATCCAAAGTGCTGGAAGTGACGATCTGGCGTGATGGCCAGGTACAACGCATTGGCTTCCAGAACGGTGATAAAGCGCTCGATCTGCAAGTAGTTGATAGCTGCGGTAAAAAACGCACCGGTACCAGTGTTCGTTTCCTGCCGGATGCGCAATATTTTGATTCGTCTAAGTTTTCGGTGCCGCGGTTAAAACATGTGCTGCGTGCCAAAGCTGTTTTATGTCCGGGCCTGCGCATTAAATTTAATGCCCCAAATGCCGAAGACAGCGCCGAGTGGTATTACGAAGACGGCCTGAAAGACTATTTAAAAGTCAGCTCCACCGGTTACGAAACACTCCCCGCCGATCCGTTCACCGGCACCATGACGGGTGAAACCGAAGGAGTCGATTGGGCAGTGCAGTGGCTGCCGGAAGGTGGCGAGTTATGCCAGGAAAGTTACGTCAACCTGATTCCTACGGCGCAAGGCGGTACCCATGTGAACGGCTTCCGTTCCGGTTTGTTGGATGCTTTACGCGAGTTCTGTGAATTCCGTAATTTATTACCGCGTGGTGTTAAGTTAACACCGGATGATTTGTGGGAGCGCTGCTCGTTTGTATTATCGGCAAAACTGGCCGATCCACAATTTGCTGGGCAAACCAAAGAGCGTTTGTCATCCCGTGAAGCATCATCGTTTATTTCCGGCGTGGTGAAAGATTCTTTTGCATTGTGGTTAAACGAACACACGGCAGAAGCAGAATTGCTGGCCGAGATGGCGATCTCCAGCGCTCAGAGCCGTTTACGGAAGTCGAAAAAAGTCGCGCGTAAAAAGATCACTCAAGGCCCGGCATTGCCCGGCAAGTTGGCCGACTGTACCGGTCAGGACAGCGAACGCACCGAACTGTTCTTGGTGGAAGGTGACTCGGCGGGTGGTTCGGCGAAGCAGGCCCGTGATCGTGAATTCCAGGCCATCATGCCGCTGCGAGGCAAAATCCTGAATACCTGGGAAGTGGATTCGGGTGAGATTCTGGCGTCAGAAGAAGTTCATAACATTGCTGTGGCTTTAGGAATTGATCCGGCGACCGATAACCTTGATGGGTTACGTTATGGAAAGATTTGCATTCTGGCTGATGCCGACTCGGATGGACTACATATTGCCACTTTGTTGTGTGCATTATTTGTTCGTCATTTCCGTAAGCTGGTAGCAGAAGGTCACGTGTTTGTGGCGATGCCGCCGCTGTACCGCATCGATGTGGGTAAAGACGTCTATTATGCATTAGACGAAGCGGAAAAATCCGGTGTGCTGGAGCGCATTAAGGCTGAGAAAAAACGCGGCAAGGTTAACGTGCAGCGCTTTAAAGGTCTGGGTGAAATGAACCCGATGCAATTGCGTGAAACCACTATGGACCCGAATACTCGTCGCCTGGTGCAATTGTCTCTTGAGCCGGGAGATGGTACCAATGAATTAATGGATATGTTGCTGGCGAAAAAACGCGCTTCTGACCGCAAGAGCTGGTTAGAAACACGAGGTAATGAAGTCGAGATTGCCTGA
- the cpdA gene encoding 3',5'-cyclic-AMP phosphodiesterase: MFSLEANDSVHLVQITDTHLNEPEDGHLLGMQTLHSLHCVLDRVRMEQNHIDALLVTGDLSQDGSMQSYRHLQKALSDFSCPSFWLEGNHDNPTNLAEADAGNHHLERVIRTRHWQIIMLNSQVVGKVYGRLDEQQLKLLDSALSEQPQLHTLVCFHHHPVDMECDWIDGIGIRNADDFWQVIDRHDNVRAVLWGHVHQSSDRMRGNVRLLSTPSTCVQFEPHTQDFSVDRRAPGYRQLTLNADGSIDTTVSRVDDIEFDVDYSVKGY; the protein is encoded by the coding sequence GTGTTCTCACTGGAAGCGAATGATTCAGTTCATCTGGTTCAGATTACCGATACACATCTGAATGAACCGGAAGATGGCCACCTGTTGGGGATGCAAACATTGCATAGCCTGCATTGTGTGCTGGATCGCGTGCGCATGGAGCAAAATCATATTGATGCCTTATTGGTGACAGGTGACTTGTCACAAGACGGCTCAATGCAGTCCTATCGCCACTTACAGAAAGCACTCAGCGATTTTTCCTGTCCTTCCTTCTGGTTAGAAGGCAACCATGATAATCCGACCAATCTGGCTGAAGCAGATGCTGGCAATCATCACCTTGAGCGTGTTATTCGTACACGCCACTGGCAAATTATCATGCTCAACTCACAGGTTGTGGGTAAGGTGTATGGTCGCCTGGATGAGCAGCAGCTTAAGCTATTAGACTCCGCACTCTCGGAGCAACCACAATTACATACGCTGGTGTGTTTTCACCATCATCCGGTGGACATGGAGTGCGATTGGATCGATGGCATTGGTATCAGAAATGCCGATGATTTCTGGCAAGTCATCGATCGTCATGACAACGTTCGTGCGGTACTTTGGGGGCATGTACATCAAAGCAGTGATCGTATGCGTGGCAATGTCAGACTGCTATCAACACCGTCAACCTGTGTTCAGTTTGAGCCGCATACTCAGGACTTTTCTGTTGATCGTCGGGCGCCGGGTTATCGCCAGTTAACACTCAATGCGGATGGCAGTATTGATACCACCGTCAGTCGTGTTGATGATATTGAGTTTGACGTGGATTATTCCGTTAAAGGCTACTAA
- a CDS encoding YqiA/YcfP family alpha/beta fold hydrolase, with protein MSACLYLHGFLSSPHSQKAQQLMSYYQQHRPSDELVIPALPFEPETAIQLAEDTLTQLQQRHSQVYLIGSSLGGFYATFLAEKYQLPAVLVNPAVRPFELFADYLGPNTHFYTGEVHELTMTHIAQLQALNIDPIQQPQNLLLLLQTGDETLDYRQAAQLYRACPSWTEGGGNHSFEQFIERMPTVLEFIRQHYDV; from the coding sequence TTGAGCGCTTGTCTTTATTTGCACGGCTTCCTGAGCTCGCCACACTCTCAGAAAGCACAACAGCTGATGTCTTATTATCAGCAACATCGTCCTTCTGATGAGCTGGTTATCCCGGCATTACCTTTTGAACCTGAGACGGCCATACAGTTGGCCGAAGACACCTTAACGCAACTGCAACAACGCCATAGCCAGGTGTACCTGATTGGCAGTTCTCTGGGCGGTTTTTATGCCACGTTCCTGGCTGAAAAATATCAGTTGCCAGCTGTTCTGGTGAACCCGGCGGTGAGGCCATTTGAATTATTCGCCGATTACCTCGGTCCGAATACCCACTTTTATACTGGCGAAGTTCATGAACTGACGATGACACACATCGCCCAGCTGCAGGCACTGAATATTGATCCGATTCAGCAGCCACAAAATTTGCTGCTGTTATTACAAACCGGTGATGAAACACTGGACTATCGTCAGGCTGCTCAGCTGTATCGGGCTTGTCCTTCCTGGACGGAAGGCGGGGGCAATCACAGCTTTGAGCAATTTATTGAACGTATGCCAACCGTGCTGGAGTTTATTCGCCAGCATTACGATGTGTGA